One Kazachstania africana CBS 2517 chromosome 5, complete genome DNA window includes the following coding sequences:
- the TRR1 gene encoding thioredoxin-disulfide reductase TRR1 (similar to Saccharomyces cerevisiae TRR1 (YDR353W) and TRR2 (YHR106W); ancestral locus Anc_5.411), translating into MVHHKVTIIGSGPAAHTAAIYLARAEIKPTLYEGMLANGIAAGGQLTTTTEIENFPGFPEGLTGSELMERMRQQSVKFGTDIVTETVAKVDLSSRPFKLWTEFNEDAEPITTDAIIMATGASAKRLHLPGEETYWQQGISACAVCDGAVPIFRNKPLAVVGGGDSACEEASFLTKYGSKVYMIVRKDYLRASTIMQRRVEKNEKIEILYNSVTLAAQGDGKLLNSLKIQNTTKSQESDLPVNGLFYAIGHNPATDIVKGQVDTDANGYIKTVPGSSLTSVPGVFAAGDVQDARYRQAITSAGSGCMAALDAEKYLSELE; encoded by the coding sequence ATGGTTCATCACAAAGTAACAATTATTGGTTCAGGTCCAGCTGCTCATACCGCAGCCATCTATTTGGCTCGTGCTGAAATCAAGCCAACTTTATATGAAGGTATGCTTGCAAACGGTATCGCTGCAGGTGGTCAGTTAACCACAACtactgaaattgaaaatttccCAGGTTTCCCAGAAGGTTTAACTGGTAGTGAACTCATGGAAAGAATGAGACAACAATCTGTTAAATTCGGTACTGATATAGTCACAGAAACCGTCGCTAAGGTGGATCTTTCTTCCAGACCATTCAAGTTATGGACTGAATTCAACGAAGATGCTGAGCCAATCACTACAGATGCTATTATCATGGCTACCGGTGCTTCTGCCAAGAGATTACACCTTCCAGGTGAAGAAACTTACTGGCAACAAGGTATTTCCGCATGTGCTGTCTGTGACGGTGCTGTCCCAATCTTCAGAAACAAACCATTAGCCGTCGTCGGTGGTGGTGATTCTGCATGCGAAGAAGCCTCATTTTTAACCAAATACGGTTCTAAAGTCTACATGATTGTCAGAAAAGATTATCTAAGAGCCTCCACCATCATGCAGAGACGTGtcgagaaaaatgaaaagattgaaattCTTTACAATTCTGTTACTTTAGCTGCTCAAGGTGATGgtaaattattaaattcattgaagattCAAAATACAACCAAGTCTCAAGAGTCAGACTTACCAGTCAACGGTCTTTTCTATGCCATTGGACACAACCCAGCTACCGATATCGTAAAGGGCCAAGTCGATACCGATGCTAATGGTTACATCAAGACTGTCCCAGGTAGCTCATTGACCTCTGTCCCAGGTGTCTTTGCTGCTGGTGATGTCCAAGACGCCAGATACAGACAAGCCATCACTTCTGCTGGTTCCGGTTGTATGGCTGCCTTGGATGCTGAAAAGTACCTTTCTGAACTAGAATAG
- the YPQ2 gene encoding Ypq2p (similar to Saccharomyces cerevisiae YDR352W; ancestral locus Anc_5.408) has translation MSECTRSLWPLVSTANSAIAFVTSFISLFPQIIETYRDKTVEGLSPYFLLAWVCGDITSLTGAIITKQLAFQIVLACYFLLNDLIVLGQYYYYGIIHGNKLATAGHESKPMIISRRGSAGSNASRVLVACSLALANGVEAARVTDIIPPPPTNNRLGLTLSWIGGLFYVCARIPQLVKNWQRKSTDGVSPFLFATTLACNLTYNASIFTNCKFIECSDKFEFVYNEAPFIFGSLGTVLFDLVYFYQCYVLYVDDSKWRELERNLLHETGETSPLLANTS, from the coding sequence ATGTCAGAATGTACACGTTCTCTTTGGCCGTTGGTGTCGACGGCAAATAGTGCAATAGCGTTTGTAACTTCATTTATCTCCCTATTTCCTCAGATCATCGAGACGTACAGAGATAAGACGGTTGAAGGGTTATCGCCCTATTTCCTGCTGGCATGGGTATGTGGTGATATAACGTCTCTGACTGGGGCCATAATTACTAAACAGTTAGCATTCCAGATTGTCCTGGCATGCTATTTTCTACTTAATGATTTGATAGTGCTGGGACAGTACTATTACTATGGGATTATCCATGGAAACAAGCTCGCGACTGCTGGCCACGAATCGAAGCCTATGATTATCTCACGTCGTGGTAGTGCTGGAAGTAATGCCAGCAGGGTTCTTGTGGCATGCTCCTTAGCATTAGCCAACGGAGTTGAAGCTGCTCGTGTTACCGATATTATTCCACCACCACCGACAAATAACCGACTTGGGTTGACACTATCCTGGATTGGCGGATTATTCTACGTATGTGCAAGAATCCCGCAACTGGTTAAAAATTGGCAAAGGAAGTCTACGGACGGGGTCTCTCCTTTCTTATTTGCCACTACATTAGCATGCAATCTGACATACAATGCGTcaatttttacaaattgCAAGTTCATCGAGTGTTCCGACAAATTTGAGTTTGTCTACAACGAAGCTCCATTCATCTTCGGCAGTCTAGGTACTGTATTGTTTGATCTCGTTTATTTCTACCAATGTTACGTGCTATACGTAGACGACTCCAAATGGCGAGAATTAGAGAGAAACTTACTACATGAGACTGGCGAGACATCGCCATTATTAGCAAATACATCCTAA
- the SBE2 gene encoding Sbe2p (similar to Saccharomyces cerevisiae SBE2 (YDR351W) and SBE22 (YHR103W); ancestral locus Anc_5.407), whose protein sequence is MYSYGDNGLIGLGIITRRPSDNLLNKIRYKDDRKREISDSNISIISGASTVTNRRSLSTSTTSSSNSVVIDNKYCTQNRTGDSNKTVIDNRNNATDKGALTPSQKYRLHKFGRQDKLRKQIINNDSLFDGWNVPVYSYLGEESLDLPVTPIPGMQAFNSDTSFMSSVSSNLSEVNVRKFRARRPAKRLVSNGSITSLGDASLTSRDKSDVLCEGRPNWLPPLESCERAKTERMINKTFESMFQVELNRNSRRWELLNRNRLNWERYMNTLHEDNLHKLRKLVWDASINQDLRLSCYSRLFKRTTDIKIESYNELVTKLLQIEFPASKQLEIDRTVQENIKSKISFREYNGSGKIFNDLQQLLQIKSISKRGLLQGDELLFFHFLQMKYQMSDIWNIVNMIQSNCFHENVQFKFGNNTYNLNFFKLESEPIDFKMFWNIMERLNHDLFLWVVDIIVITNMLQNKWNYKILLSFVINILTNYHFGFNDLVELHTLTDSNFILPAHPLDSSDAFDINHNFVKKWSRFYEKM, encoded by the coding sequence ATGTATAGCTACGGTGATAATGGATTGATTGGATTAGGTATTATAACAAGAAGACCCAGCGATAATTTACTGAACAAGATAAGATACAAAGATGATCGAAAGAGGGAGATTTCAGACAGTAATATATCAATCATATCCGGGGCTTCTACGGTGACGAATCGACGCTCCTTGAGTACAAGCACCACCAGCAGTAGTAATAGTGTTGTTATTGATAACAAATACTGCACTCAAAACAGAACTGGTGATAGCAATAAAACTGTCATTGACAATAGGAATAATGCCACCGACAAAGGTGCCTTGACACCATCTCAGAAATATAGATTGCATAAATTTGGTAGACAGGATAAATTGAGAAAGCAGATTATAAACAACGATAGCCTATTTGATGGTTGGAATGTTCCAGTATATTCTTATTTAGGAGAAGAGTCTCTGGACCTACCAGTGACACCAATACCTGGGATGCAAGCATTCAATAGTGACACTAGTTTTATGAGTTCAGTCTCCTCAAATTTATCAGAGGTTAACGTAAGGAAATTCAGGGCACGAAGACCTGCTAAGAGATTGGTCAGCAATGGCAGTATTACTAGTCTTGGTGATGCATCGTTGACGTCTAGGGACAAATCAGACGTCCTATGTGAAGGTAGGCCAAATTGGTTACCACCTTTAGAATCATGTGAACGGGCCAAGACCGAAAGAATGATAAACAAGACATTTGAATCCATGTTTCAAGTGGAACTTAATAGGAATTCAAGACGATGGGAACTGTTGAATCGAAACAGATTAAATTGGGAACGTTATATGAATACCTTACACGAGGATAACCTGCACAAGCTACGCAAGCTGGTATGGGACGCATCAATAAATCAGGATTTGAGATTATCATGTTACTCTCGCTTATTTAAAAGGACAACtgatatcaaaattgaatcatATAATGAACTTGTTACCAAGTTGCTACAAATTGAATTCCCAGCCAGCAAACAATTAGAGATCGATAGGACAGTACAAGAAAACATCAAGTCCAAAATTTCGTTTCGTGAATATAACGGTTCCGGTAAGATCTTTAATGATTTACAACAACTTCTacaaatcaaatcaatttcCAAGAGAGGTCTCTTACAGGgtgatgaattattatttttccattttttacAAATGAAGTATCAAATGAGTGATATATGGAACATAGTGAACATGATTCAATCAAATTGTTTCCATGAGAATGTGCAGTTTAAGTTTGGTAATAACACTTacaatttaaattttttcaaactaGAGAGTGAGCCAATcgatttcaaaatgtttTGGAATATAATGGAAAGACTCAACCATGATCTCTTCCTGTGGGTCGTGGACATTATCGTCATTACAAACATGCTACAAAATAAATGGAACTATAAGATCCTGCTATCATTTGTAATCAATATTCTTACAAATTACCATTTCGGATTCAATGATCTTGTTGAATTACATACATTAACAGACTCGAATTTCATCTTGCCTGCACATCCATTGGACTCAAGTGACGCATTCGACATCAACCACAATTTCGTCAAGAAATGGTCACGTTTCTATGAGAAAATGTAG
- the ATP22 gene encoding Atp22p (similar to Saccharomyces cerevisiae ATP22 (YDR350C); ancestral locus Anc_5.405), with protein MLRYASSWTRCKGISRCRWITQVSKTKDRDTIENIVQTSTFNALCDSTNPEIKHLVDSIESSTDYTIIPRLKLQLKKLYPQKYTKITQNLIDSSNSRSFMQMVMYQYVGSKQYESFLSNLRAILSDSRLSDSSKGGKVYEIIKCQRTVFPIVNPPRPLVLPDDVHRWFYEHLSSNEFFKHYYFLISHDVHLSSSKYIKRMTSKLLQGSELERQLATFEYFSKFENSSMFKNKFLKLHDFKAMIHLMNNVIKHNRNSKYIEIFLVEMIKKIEEISLRNKYNDVHKITTFITFLNELLFIISEIGNLQLFSSVFKILIEFIEFNKELVPKGRLYRFLHVSIHSFFKLLRKQNNNRNYQDAVFTLISVTNNLSVVPKTWNFKKRIVQEIMSSLKYFEDPKIMCLFMISAIKKPDPLPLLNDLGIYGFVFHNDIKHISTSNELLDRKSEQLNNKLLPQSLAVELDNISAILTELYIVLLSTSCTILKASNFENVLVRFYKNYIKYLEANSKKFYLWKHDTGIMNVFIDAALFKLNNFQMAYNFLIDFYSKPCSKRVKITSKNCPFSTIIYSNRFTLTDLQLSELFTLMERNNIPLSFKICTAMLLRNNEKNQIQDAHSWYKKILAANFEIKHFQLIQLIKKHKWELPVGFDLNLFDTLDSVSSQKFVLDKEDDSLILDDVITNNDDVHITNLMKMIQNIG; from the coding sequence ATGCTCAGATATGCCAGCTCATGGACAAGATGTAAGGGAATTTCCCGTTGCAGGTGGATAACCCAAGTAAGTAAAACGAAAGACCGTGATACGATAGAAAACATCGTTCAGACTTCTACTTTTAACGCCCTCTGCGATTCGACCAATCCAGAAATCAAGCATTTGGTGGATTCCATCGAGTCTAGCACTGATTACACTATAATACCAAGACTGAAATTgcaattgaagaagttaTACCCCCAGaaatatacaaaaattACTCAGAATCTAAtagattcttcaaattcacGTTCATTCATGCAAATGGTGATGTACCAGTACGTTGGTAGTAAACAGTATGAGAGCTTTTTATCGAATTTGAGGGCTATTCTCAGTGATTCACGGTTATCGGATTCATCAAAAGGAGGGAAGGTTTACGAGATTATCAAATGTCAACGTACAGTTTTCCCAATTGTGAACCCCCCTAGGCCATTGGTATTGCCAGATGATGTACATAGGTGGTTTTACGAGCATTTGTCATCGAACGAATTCTTTAAACATTACTATTTCCTTATCTCACACGATGTTCATCTTTCGTCctcaaaatatatcaagaGAATGACTTCCAAGTTACTACAAGGGTCTGAATTAGAGAGACAGTTAGCAACATTCGAATActtctcaaaatttgaaaattcatcaatgtttaagaataaatttcttaaacTGCACGATTTCAAAGCAATGATAcatttaatgaataatgTTATCAAACATAATAGGAACTCCAAATATatcgaaatttttttggttgaaatgataaaaaagattgaagaaattagtTTAAGAAATAAGTATAATGATGTTCATAAAATCACAACTTTTATTACATTTCTTAATGAACTACTATTTATAATATCTGAAATTGGCAATTTACAATTATTTAGTtcagttttcaaaattttaattgaattcattgaatttaacAAAGAATTGGTACCAAAAGGACGATTGTACCGCTTCCTGCACGTTTCAATCCAcagtttcttcaaattattaagaaaacaaaataataatagaaaTTATCAAGATGCCGTTTTCACTTTGATCTCTGTTacaaataatttatcagTCGTACCAAAGACGTGGAACTTTAAGAAAAGGATAGTTCAAGAAATAATGAGTTCTTTGAAATACTTTGAAgatccaaaaataatgtGCTTATTTATGATATCTGCAATCAAAAAGCCGGATCCCTTACCATTGCTGAATGATCTGGGAATTTATGGGTTCGTGTTCCATAATGACATTAAGCACATTTCAACATCAAACGAATTATTGGACAGGAAATCTGAACAATTAAATAATAAGCTGTTACCGCAATCCCTTGCTGTGGAATTGGATAATATCTCTGCCATTCTAACAGAGTTATACATAGTTCTTCTGTCAACTTCATGTACTATCCTCAAAGCTAGtaactttgaaaatgttTTGGTTCGGTTTTATAAAAActatattaaatatttggaGGCTAATTCTAAAAAGTTTTACTTATGGAAACATGACACAGGAATAATGAATGTCTTTATTGATGCCGCACTGtttaaattgaataacTTTCAAATGGCATATAATTTTCTGATAGATTTCTATTCTAAGCCATGTTCCAAGCGTGTCAAAATCACTTCAAAGAACTGCCCTTTCTCGACGATAATATACAGTAATAGATTCACGCTAACTGACTTGCAATTGTCAGAACTCTTCACCTTAAtggaaagaaataatattcctctatctttcaaaatttgtacAGCAATGCTATtaagaaataatgaaaagaatcaaattcaGGATGCTCACTCTTGgtacaaaaaaatattagcagctaattttgaaataaagcATTTCCAATTAATTCAACTAATCAAAAAGCATAAATGGGAACTTCCAGTTGGCTTTGATTTAAACTTATTTGACACTCTGGACTCAGTATCAAGCCAAAAATTTGTTCTagataaagaagatgattcCCTGATTTTAGATGATGTGATTactaataatgatgatgtacatattacaaatttgatgaaaatgatccaGAATATTGGCTAA